In the Ptychodera flava strain L36383 chromosome 1, AS_Pfla_20210202, whole genome shotgun sequence genome, TGTAGGTCTACATGATTTGTTTTTAAAACAATAGCGAGTTGTTGTTGAAAGGGGTTGTGCAATGTTGTGTCCCGATGTGTGCGTTTGACTGCCTAACGTCAACCTGTACAAAGGTTACATTACGTAATGTTTTGGTTGAGAGCTTGTCAATACATCGTGCAGTAAGCAGACTTGTCTAGGTACCGTCAGCTACTTCCATGTAAACTTCGTTTAGAATTATAGCTCTGCTTTAACTACTCAGTGATTCCAAAGTTAAACTAGTCTGCTCAGCAAACGACTGCATTACGGACTTTCACACATGACTAAGTTAAGAAGCCTGACATAGAGCCGCCAAAGAAATTGGCCAATGAAAATAAGGTATCTACACTATTGGACTGTCTATACCTCTTCCCTACGATTTAAaactgttcacccccaattccctgtaaacaggtccacaatcaccattgataacaatgggtttaggcaaaaccatggtgatgaaagggttaaagaataCAGCAATGTTTTACACTGACCCATAAAAGAAGGGTTAAACTAACGATTATTCAAAGGGCGACCAGACAGCAGCTAGTGTCTAAACACATCTTGATGATTTAAGGCTGAAGCTTACGTCAAATACGCTTATACTTTTGACAAGAAATATTGATATCTGAGTCGTGTATTTTAGTGCGTcccatattttcaattttttaaaatctcAAATCGTTTTGTTAGTGGTGTCTAGGCCTCTCTGATGAGTCGAGTTGCaatcttgaagaaatctgccTTTCTTACGTGAAGTTTTGAAGTTGAAGTTTTTCTGCCTTCTGGAACTATGCATGAACAAGTGAGCATGAAAGTTCAGGCAGCTTTGGGAATTGACCGGCTAGACCAGTATCatataaaatttacatgttcaaaatgtttgtgaAGTTCCTTATTGAACTCAACGGTATGCTTTTCACTTGATCATCAGGAATAGAGAAGAGACATACATGACACTGCAAAGGGTGGtgatttgtttgtgtttctctgtctgacttGTGTGGAGTGGCCGTCGTGTGTtttgtaactgagagcatgtacaagaccacatcaagctgctgtgttaatgttgtaaaaatcaCTGATACACGTCGATTAAAAACAATACCTTGACCaattatgttttcattttgatcGAATTTGAGTGTATATCACCCGGAACCTATCTTCACTCTGCGTACCCATGAATCATTTGTCAGAAATGGTGTTTAGGTCCTTTTTTTCGTACCAACAATGATGCAGAGCAATATGTTTATTTGCAGTAATGCATTTTTGGGCCCTTCAGAAATTTATGTTAGGTTACGGTGACCTTCTCTGTGTCCAATATTTTCTGTACTGATTTACACAGTGAAGGGGAGGACTGGCAGCGTCATCGTAGTGTTCTACTGAAGCCATTACTTCGACCCAAGGAAGTTGcatcacacacagacacactgaATGAAGTTTCTGATGATCTCATCGCCAAGATCCGTCGCGTACACGCAACGCCCGACAAGAGTTCCAGTACGATGAACGATGAATTAGCACGGTGGTCTATGGAAGGTAAAGACGAGCTTCGATTGATATCATTTGCTAATACAAGAGCCATTCATGTTTTCCGTGTCTGTGTTAACATTTGCAATCCCTAATGTTTTGCTTCATTAAAATTCAACAGCACGGTATTATTTGCTAATGGCATAAATAAAACTTGGTATTGTCAGGATACGAAAGCAACAGTAACATTGTCGTAGCTACAGACGAGTCAACGGAAGAAATAGAACATGTatgttcaatcaatcaatcaatcttttattactcaacacacactgacagagagtgtggttatggtacatttcagatgaaagaacaacatgtccAAAACTGACATCGTCCAGGATAACGTCGTAAGCGAAGTGTAATTCAGCTCTGATCGAAAGTTAGGAGATTAGAAGTATTTTTAAATTAGCACCCTCCCATGTTTACCCTTAAGTGGTGAGCCAGTTGGTTATTAATGCTTTCCAGGCTCATCTCAAATAAACACCAGTCTTTACGTTACAGGTGCAAGAAGTTGAGCTAATTGGGATGCTGCTGTTTCTGCTTCTGCTtctgctgctgctgatgatgatgaatatAAGCGTCATGACATGAGTGTAGATACATTTATATCCACTCCTTTTCTCTCTTATACAGGTATGGctgcaatattgttcaacagGCGTCTGGGATTGTTATCAGATTCTGTTGATCCCATGTCAGAGGAGTTTATAAATGCCACTAAGGATTTCTTTCGATATTCAGAAGCCTTGTTCTTCTTGCCATTCAAACTGCAAGTGAAGTTGAATCTTCCAGCATGGAAAGGTATAAGGCGGACGgccaagtcaatttttgatATCAGTAAGTCTGCATCATATTCTCCTTTAGTGTTTTTGACATACTTACAAGGTTGATAGTCTGGTATCAACATACAATATTGAAAGCCAAGCTATTTATTGTACATGGAAAACTTATCAGTGAAACGAGGGTGTTATTCTTTGCAGCTGAGTTCCACATAAAGGAGAGTATTGCCGCGAAGAAGAGTTCCAGCGATGACCCAAGCATCGATGATGATGGACACATACGTCATATCATTCCGTACATGAATGACAGTGGAAAACTCACAGACGGTGAAATACTGGCCAGTACAGCAGAGCTTTTTGGCGCAGCCGCTGATTCAGTAAGAAATTTGATCTATTCGTTCAGAAGCGTTCTGGACAATTGAGTGTTCAGTGTCTTTCGAGGGGAGCTTAAAATGTTCAACTTTTTGTAAAGTAACTCCAGTTTCTGGTTTACAAAATACAATGCGAGAAATCATAATCATAGTACATCGGAATTTCTCATTTTGGTTCCACTGTATGATCCTAGTAAATATTTTCCGTATAACATTGAACGACGCGAAAGTGTGTGTTAATTTGAAACCTTATTAtcatgatatttttgttttctatgtGTCCAAATAAGTTGTGCACAGCTTTGCTTATATTAGCATAATATTTCACCAGTATAATACTGAATATGTTTTATGGATATCCGATCATATCAATATCTACGGAACCACATGAAATTATTGACAcggtttttttaaatatttcggaAAAGACATCGAATACCATGGTATGGACCCTGGATTTATTGGCCTGGAACAGAAATGTCCAAGAAAAGCTGCACGAGGAAATTACTGGAGTGGTGAAGAAAGGAGAAAAAATCAGTCAGGAACACTTGAAACATTTACATTATCTGAAAGCTGTCATCCGTGAGAGTATGAGGTAATTGTTTTAATATATTTGTCTTCGTCAAAATCGTTTTACGATTTTGTGTTTCATCTATGCCTTCTAAAATTTTTACTGTACTGCTCCAAAAACATTGATGATACTGGATCGGTGATTTTTCCAttttccccccaaaaaaaccgtTTTATACTGACCAAAAACTAAAGGAAatttaagtttttgaaaataaccGGTAGAAACGAGTACAGTGTATATGCTTTTCGGCGCACGTGGGTAATGACACGTCAACCTCCgtacttttggaaagggtattGTGTATCGATACAAAATGCATAACacgaatttcaaaatgtagattTGATAGATAAATGTCGACCCTGAGAAACATTTTGACTCACATTCTGTATTATGTATATAtgccaaagagagcttatatggtatgTCGgtggcgtatgtatgtatatatgttagtatgtatgtgtgtgtgcagatgtatgtccgtctaCATCAACGAcgccaaacccgcagcacctacatATTCATATCAATCTAAAGTCGAAATGTCCAACAGGCAGTTAAAGTGAAAACCGGTACGTAGACCATTAAATATGTGAAAATGGAAAGGGCGCAAAAACGCCAGAATGCTACTTGATCTGTGAATGAACTAAATTGTAGAAATGGTATAGTTCTTCATTAATTAACCCCATGCATTTCTCTAGTGATTTAATGCCTGGCCTGCTAACGCAAGAACCACTGAGATCAGATCATCTAGATACAGTAAACCTGTAAAGTATTTAAGTTTATAAGTTTTCGGTCCAGGCTAAAACATGCAACGGAAATATATCAATGTACATCAGACGTTCGAATATATAACGACGAAACCTGTCAGTATTGTCTTTTAAAGTTGTGCATCATCTTGGAAACTAACCTGTCATCTTTGTCTCCTTTTCGTTGCCCAACAGGCTGTACTCTGTACTGCCTTTCTTCACCCGTATCCTCGCATCTGACGTTGTTCTCGGCGGGTATCACGTGCCAGCAGGAGTAAGTATTTATTGTCGTCAGGAAAACTGCCCTGGCCTGTCAGGTGTGTTGACCTTTGTCCAATCAATTGTCTGGTGTGCTTAATTTGATGGAATTGCCTGTTGTGTGAATATTTGGCCAAACGTTTGCCAGGTTTGTAAACATTTGGCCGATGGATTGTCAGGGTGAACATTTAGCTAGTAGATTGCAAGGGACTTGCACGTTTGGCAATGGATTGCGAAGGGCGTGCGTAATTGGTAGTGCGCGTAATGAATTTCAtcacaaattcaaaaaattcaGATTCGAACTCATAACGTTCAGAAGCCAATCGCCATGGAAAACATCAAAGACAACACTTTTCGGCTAAATCCACGCCCTTAAAATGAGTTGATACAGTTTTTAGGTACTATACACTGATACAGTTTTAAGCTACTATAGAATATatagctattgggatgggtatccatcgGCGCCCGTCGtccgtgtgtatgtatgtatgtccgcttgtgaggatgtccgtccattcaaatattttgagaactgctgtacttacagatttgatatttgttgtgtagatgcaaaatatgattatgacaaactaacttttttatttttgatatttttggaaatatggaaattagcacaaaaaggcgtttttggtaataaaaatcttcataactactggtcagacagctttgacatttggtatacaggtccctacgGATGaaccaacttagatttgttcaaattgtgatgaaatatacaaatttgtatttttaaggaattttttagtcatttttggtcaaaaatttacagCTTGTCTCAGCTGACAGCTTTGacatttggcatacaggttcataggaatgaacaaaatatgatatattcaaattatgatgaaatctacaattttgtatttttaggacaattttgctatttatggtcaaaaaagacattcctcaaaaagtactcgttcgatagctttgataattggtacacaggttcctacagatgaacttaatatgatatattgacattatgatgaaacctgcaattttgtatatttggcacaattttcgccatttttggtcaaaaaatatgtttctcaaaaacaacttgtctgatagctttggtatttggtatataggttcccAGGGGTTGTCTCAGTGAGATtgatttaaatttgatgaaatcttcatttttgtatttttggtcaattttgccGTATTTAGTCAAAATCTTCGTTTCTCCAAGTTACTCAcctgatagcttttatatttggtatacaggtttcaaGGGTTTATCttcatgtaatatattgaaattatgatgaaatcttcaattttgtatttttgcagctaattttgccatttttggtcaggctctccttgaaatgagctatcaaagatatccatctTCTCCTCCTTTGTCATCAACACATgcgtcacaaaaagttattctctaagCTTATataacacagcggagctctgtcgactgttagcttacttttttttcaaaactgctggtcagacagctttaatatttggtttacaggtccctaggatgactttagtgagataatttcatacattcaggaaacatcaattttttatccacgtctatagtagcttcagggacattggtcCTTTGTTTTCTGACGGTGACCCCTCCACACTCTACATCGAGCTTTTTTTATTGTTACCGTAACCACCTCTAAAATATGTATCCTTGTATATTTTGGGCCCTAGACTACCGTGATAGTCCATGTAGGActgatgtcacgtgacccacaATTCTTTGATGATCCGGACAAGTTTATTCCGGAAAGGTGGCTGAGATCAGACAAGCCTATACCACGACTCAATCAGTTTGCTGCCCTACCATTTGCCACGGGACCAAGGCAGTGTATCGGTAGAAGACTAGCTGAACTAGAAATGCATCTTTGTATAGCAAAGGTAAGATTATTATAAAGATGCTGGCAGACATTGTGTCAAAACTGTGATTCTTGTTGTGCTATACTCATAGCCATAAGATTTCAGTGATCTGTACAATATAAGCTTCATCATGATGTTTTAAATGAACTTAAGTGTATGAGATATTTTGGAGAACAAAGATGATACCTTTAAATCTGTAGGAACCCTATGAAAACAGAGGCAACAGGCCTACTTTGTCTTAAACTACATGCCACTTACTGATATATTAATTCATCGCAAGATATATTTGAGTTCTCTAATGGTCAAAGCTAAGTGGAATGTTTATCTTAAGAATGGTTTAATGTGTAAATATATGCTAAATAACATAAAACCGCTGAATTTTACAGCTCTCTGTTCTTCAAACTTTCGCTCATATATGAATGAACAATTTTGATCAATAATACATTATGCTCAAAATTGTAGAAAGTCGCACAGACCGTGTCATCAGTCTGCAAATAACAGGTACCAAAATGTTGTCATgtgagaaatattttcttttaaaaataaaactatttgTTCTTTTTATCTGCGTTTATAAAGACCAAACAACCTGTCATTGGGCGAAATATCAATGAGAACCTTGCTGGCAGCAAATAAATCTGTGTCACCCACACCACCTGGCACACTTAACTGATCCGTTACGCCTTGTTCTTTACAAAAAAGTGCTAACATAACTTCTCTTTTTACAGATTGTACAGAATTTCATATTGGAGCCAAACAGTGACAGGCCACTGAAGCCAAGAATGAGGCTTATTCTGGCGGGTGACAAACCTTTGAACTTGAAGTTCATGGAGCGTCAACAAAAGAGCATTTGATGGTGTGCATCGTATCGTGACATGCATGTgtccaattttgcaaaataaaagacattctcgtaaatatatatatatatatatatatatatatatatatatatatatatatatatatataatatatatatatatatatatattacatacctcgaatatcgaacgtcgcgcgctccataggaatcaatggtaactcgtcgatgacgtcgcagGCCGCTTAatcatcattggactgaaagtgaaccggatatattatatatatatatatatatatatatatatatatatatatatatatatatatatatatatatatatatatatatatatatatatatatatatatatatatatatatatattacatacctcgaatatcgaacgtcgcgcgctccataggaatcaatggtaactcgtcgatgacgtcgcagGCCGCATAatcatcattggactgaaagtgaaccggaactattttcaacttga is a window encoding:
- the LOC139122824 gene encoding 25-hydroxyvitamin D-1 alpha hydroxylase, mitochondrial-like, which encodes MAMSSSSIRVSSLSFTKRIQTRCPPQSSLFTLSVRRSTTVAQHADNGDDRLHLVNEVKVKPFDAIPGQQSKLATYINVFRNGGLARLDKYFTWRRNTLGPIWKESIGVVSGVVVADPSATEAVVRAEGKYPRRLPLEPWLLYRKMGGYSLGVFLAEGEDWQRHRSVLLKPLLRPKEVASHTDTLNEVSDDLIAKIRRVHATPDKSSSTMNDELARWSMEGMAAILFNRRLGLLSDSVDPMSEEFINATKDFFRYSEALFFLPFKLQVKLNLPAWKGIRRTAKSIFDITEFHIKESIAAKKSSSDDPSIDDDGHIRHIIPYMNDSGKLTDGEILASTAELFGAAADSTSNTMVWTLDLLAWNRNVQEKLHEEITGVVKKGEKISQEHLKHLHYLKAVIRESMRLYSVLPFFTRILASDVVLGGYHVPAGTTVIVHVGLMSRDPQFFDDPDKFIPERWLRSDKPIPRLNQFAALPFATGPRQCIGRRLAELEMHLCIAKIVQNFILEPNSDRPLKPRMRLILAGDKPLNLKFMERQQKSI